DNA from Terriglobia bacterium:
AGGGTCCATGGTGTAAACTAACCGGCAACCGTTGATGAAATCACCTTTCCCATTCACAAGGGCTTCATAGAAGTCGACCAGGTCTTCGGGAGCGACGCTGATGTCTGCATCCAGGATCATAAGAATGTCTCCTGTCGCCTTCGCGAAGCCCAACCGGACTGCATCCCCTTTGCCTCGGCCTTCCTGAACAAAGACCTTAATGTCCTTTTCGAATGTGCTGGCGGCAACCCGGCGGCACTCGTCAAGCGTATTGTCTTTGGAGTGGCCCTCGACAAAGATCAACTCGGTGTGCGAGCCCATGATCGGCAGCCGATCGGCAATCTGTTGAATATTGCCTGCCTCGTTGCGGCACGGACAAATCACAGATACAGACGGTGTGGGGCGGTCTGCTGCCAAGTGCGTTGGACGTGCCACCACCCAGTTCGTGAGTGCAAATTGGCGGATCAGCGGCAACGGTGCCAGAAAACGATTAGCGAACGGGGTCAGTAGGGGGACATGTTTGGGCAAGAGGATATGTGGGCGCATCCGCAGAATCTCAAAATCCACGAGATAGAGCAGATTGGCGAGATCTTCCTTAGTTGTCCAGTTCAGAATTGGGAGTGGGTACTTCAGCCCGGTCCTCTCCGCGAGCGTGAGGATTGGCTGCCACAACAGGCTATACCAATGAATAATGATCCGCGTTTGTGCGTGACAGGAGGAACGGAGACGTTCGAGTACCAGGCGAATGTCGTAGAGAAATCCCACCAGATCAGAAAGGATGATGTAATCGAACTTTTCGCCCTCCAGATCGAGGGACTCGGCTGCCATGCAG
Protein-coding regions in this window:
- a CDS encoding glycosyltransferase; amino-acid sequence: MNSPRSKDYPRWAREVRKDKIPIRMGEHLEEVKEFFDHYALSVEKWRLRNEGYHRTISSLCQYYIPASARVLEIGSGTGDLLAATAPRRGVGIDISSEMVRLAASRHPDLEFRCMAAESLDLEGEKFDYIILSDLVGFLYDIRLVLERLRSSCHAQTRIIIHWYSLLWQPILTLAERTGLKYPLPILNWTTKEDLANLLYLVDFEILRMRPHILLPKHVPLLTPFANRFLAPLPLIRQFALTNWVVARPTHLAADRPTPSVSVICPCRNEAGNIQQIADRLPIMGSHTELIFVEGHSKDNTLDECRRVAASTFEKDIKVFVQEGRGKGDAVRLGFAKATGDILMILDADISVAPEDLVDFYEALVNGKGDFINGCRLVYTMDPRAMRFLNLWGNKFFALLLSKLMGQPVKDSLCGTKVLWRKTYLEIAAGRTYFGDFDPFGDFDLLFGAAKLNLKIIDIPVRYRQRVYGSTNINRFADGSLLLRMCRKAAAKLFFIG